The Bacillota bacterium genome segment TACCCTGGACTAGAGAAAAATTTTGCTGGCTGAAGCGTGCTAATCTAACCTTTGCTGCATTTATTGCTGTGACATCTAGATCGATCCCTAGTAAGAAGCCTTCCGGCGTAATTAAATTTAATATTGCCTCTGCATGTCCTGCCCCGCCCAAAGTGCAGTCGATGACCGTGCTACCATTAGTGCAATTTAAATACTTCAGGACTTCAGCCAGCAAAACCGGCTTATGAAAATATTCCATTTTGCTTTCCCTAGATGCCAAACTCCGCTATTTCCTCTGCTATATCAGCTTTGGATTCCTCGGCGCTTGCTATGAACCTCTCATATCTCTCCTTTGCCCAAATTTCCAACTTGTTAGCCACGCCAACAATTACGATATCTTTTTCGAGACCGGCGAAATCTCGAAGATTTTGCGGTATTAATACCCTTCCCTGCCGATTTACTTCGCCTTCAACTGCGCTTCCTATTAAGAACCTTTGAAAGTTCCTCACGCTAGCCTTTGTCGTTGGCAGTGTTCTTACCTTGTCAACTAATTCAAACCAATCCCTCTTTGTATATACAAGCAAGCAGTTATCAAATGACTTTGTTATAAAAAACCCATCGGCCAGCATCTCCCTGAACTTTGCAGGTAAGATAACTCTCCCTTTTTCATCTAACGAGTGGTAGTACTCTCCAAAAAACAAGTTATTATCCCCTTGGCGTTCGAACTGCAATCCACTTTACTCCACTTTGTTCCACTTTGCAACTACTTTTCTCCAAAATTTTTCACTTTCCTTCCGATTTTTAAAGAATTTCTAATCCTCTTTCCGCCAACTTTTTAGCCTTCCAACCCAACACCGCTGGATACAAAAGGTGATTTAAAGAAGAAGAAAAAAAATGCAAATTTTTAAAAATTTTTAAA includes the following:
- the mraZ gene encoding division/cell wall cluster transcriptional repressor MraZ: MFFGEYYHSLDEKGRVILPAKFREMLADGFFITKSFDNCLLVYTKRDWFELVDKVRTLPTTKASVRNFQRFLIGSAVEGEVNRQGRVLIPQNLRDFAGLEKDIVIVGVANKLEIWAKERYERFIASAEESKADIAEEIAEFGI